In Thermus tengchongensis, a single genomic region encodes these proteins:
- a CDS encoding UDP-N-acetylmuramoyl-tripeptide--D-alanyl-D-alanine ligase yields MLKGGEWLVYVGHIREVTPEWVARATGGRLYPGGKPVRDLHWDSRETTPGSLFVALPGKRVHGRAYADEARAKGAHLVLSDQPGPATVEVRDTYRALLALGERLRDLFPGTVVAVGGSSGKTTTKEAIAQALGFPAPQGNQNTAPPLARFFLGLDPKAPGCVVELGVDRVGEMAELMGLAKPHLAVLTALGEEHLEAFGSLQGVVEEEAGLLSAPQALVSLQAAEVLERFGLGRDLPTYGFGEATFRGEDLRLLLHESHFRYGALEVHIPYPGMGPALAALAALGVAEMLGLDPKEVAERLAHLVLPPGRMERREKGGVAFLNDAYNANPLSVKAGLAWLAQQPGRKWVVLGEMRELGEEALRLHLEVAKEAARLGLKPLYLGPYAKAQASLGGEAVESLQEAIGWLKERVQPGDLVYLKASRSVGLERILELWDA; encoded by the coding sequence ATGCTGAAGGGCGGTGAGTGGCTTGTGTATGTTGGTCATATTAGGGAAGTAACGCCGGAGTGGGTGGCCAGGGCCACCGGGGGAAGGCTTTACCCTGGGGGAAAACCCGTGCGCGACCTCCACTGGGATAGTCGCGAGACCACCCCCGGCAGCCTCTTCGTGGCCCTGCCCGGGAAGCGGGTCCATGGGCGGGCCTACGCGGACGAAGCCCGGGCCAAGGGAGCCCACCTGGTCCTTTCCGACCAACCCGGACCGGCCACGGTGGAGGTGAGGGACACCTACCGGGCCCTTTTGGCTCTGGGAGAAAGGTTAAGGGACCTTTTTCCGGGAACGGTGGTGGCCGTGGGGGGAAGCTCCGGCAAAACCACCACCAAGGAGGCCATCGCCCAGGCCCTCGGCTTTCCCGCACCCCAGGGGAACCAGAACACTGCCCCTCCCCTGGCCCGCTTCTTCCTGGGGCTTGACCCCAAGGCCCCTGGGTGCGTGGTGGAACTGGGGGTGGACCGGGTGGGGGAAATGGCTGAACTCATGGGCCTGGCCAAGCCCCACCTTGCGGTGCTCACCGCCTTGGGAGAGGAACACCTGGAAGCCTTCGGCAGCCTCCAGGGAGTGGTGGAGGAGGAAGCAGGCCTGCTGTCCGCCCCCCAGGCCCTGGTGAGCCTCCAGGCGGCCGAGGTCCTGGAGCGCTTTGGCCTTGGCCGGGACCTCCCCACTTACGGCTTTGGCGAGGCCACTTTCCGGGGAGAGGATCTGAGGCTTCTCCTTCACGAAAGCCACTTCCGCTATGGGGCCCTCGAGGTCCATATCCCCTACCCCGGCATGGGCCCGGCCCTGGCCGCCTTGGCCGCCTTGGGGGTGGCGGAGATGCTGGGCCTAGATCCCAAGGAAGTGGCGGAAAGGCTAGCCCATCTGGTGCTTCCCCCAGGACGGATGGAGCGGCGGGAAAAGGGTGGGGTGGCGTTCTTGAACGACGCCTACAACGCCAATCCCCTCTCGGTGAAAGCGGGCTTGGCCTGGCTGGCCCAGCAACCCGGCAGGAAGTGGGTGGTCTTGGGGGAGATGCGGGAACTGGGGGAGGAGGCCCTAAGGCTTCACCTGGAAGTGGCCAAGGAAGCAGCCCGGTTGGGCCTTAAACCCCTGTACCTGGGCCCCTACGCCAAGGCCCAGGCCTCCTTAGGCGGGGAAGCGGTGGAAAGCCTCCAGGAAGCCATAGGTTGGCTCAAGGAACGGGTTCAGCCTGGGGACCTGGTCTACCTGAAGGCCTCCAGGAGCGTGGGCCTGGAGAGGATTCTGGAGCTATGGGACGCTTGA
- a CDS encoding peptidoglycan D,D-transpeptidase FtsI family protein: protein MTAGVSRVSWVFLGFALWLALFGLGLYSLIAHPPRLSAPLPPAAPPRGTLYAQDGTPLALDLKGGRYYPLGKSASQLLGFGERGTGKGLEGLERDLNGALEAGRSFTLTLDPWIQALAEKALWEGLARSRGAFGTLLVMDREGNLRAVANGPAFDPLAPRGDPNRDISWRNHAFLVPLEPGSTMKALTAAMLLEEGVASLTTRVEAPMRRVVDGWTIRDVIPHPSVLTLAEVLRYSSNVGISLLAEALPKQVFYRYMERLHLTDPTPLPGVRVASPIATPPRTWSSAAYANHTFGQGFLITPLHLTAAFNTLVDGLYRPPRLFAQQEGQPERVFSPTTARAIRRALQEGLAPRASLAGYPLAGKTGTAQVVVNGRYSQEVFTAWFAGFVPGDEPLYTVVVAVHHPKGEIHGSLVAAPIFREVAAGLLAYRGIPPYAEGR, encoded by the coding sequence GTGACCGCAGGGGTAAGCCGGGTCTCCTGGGTTTTTCTGGGGTTCGCCCTCTGGCTGGCCCTCTTCGGCTTGGGCCTTTACAGCCTGATCGCCCACCCTCCAAGGCTCTCCGCTCCCCTGCCTCCCGCTGCTCCCCCTCGAGGCACCCTGTACGCCCAGGATGGCACCCCCTTGGCCCTGGACCTAAAGGGAGGGCGCTACTACCCCTTGGGCAAAAGCGCCAGCCAGCTCCTGGGCTTCGGAGAACGGGGCACGGGAAAGGGGCTTGAGGGGCTGGAACGGGATTTGAACGGGGCCCTGGAGGCGGGCCGCTCCTTCACCCTCACCCTGGACCCCTGGATCCAGGCCCTAGCGGAGAAGGCCCTCTGGGAAGGCCTGGCACGAAGCCGGGGAGCCTTTGGCACCCTGCTGGTCATGGACCGGGAAGGCAACCTCAGGGCCGTGGCCAACGGGCCAGCCTTTGATCCTCTAGCCCCCAGGGGGGATCCCAACCGGGACATCTCCTGGCGGAACCACGCCTTTCTGGTACCCCTGGAGCCGGGCTCCACCATGAAGGCCCTCACCGCGGCCATGCTCCTGGAGGAAGGAGTAGCCAGCCTCACCACCCGCGTGGAAGCCCCCATGCGACGCGTGGTGGACGGATGGACCATCCGGGACGTGATTCCCCACCCTTCCGTCCTCACCCTGGCCGAGGTGCTTCGCTACTCCTCCAACGTGGGCATCAGCCTGCTGGCCGAGGCCCTGCCCAAGCAGGTGTTTTACCGTTATATGGAACGCCTACACCTCACTGACCCCACCCCCCTGCCCGGGGTTAGGGTGGCTAGCCCAATCGCTACCCCTCCCCGTACCTGGAGCTCCGCCGCCTACGCCAACCACACCTTCGGCCAGGGTTTCCTCATCACTCCCCTTCACCTCACCGCTGCCTTCAACACCCTGGTGGACGGCCTCTACCGCCCACCCAGGCTCTTCGCCCAGCAAGAAGGCCAGCCGGAGCGGGTCTTCTCCCCTACCACCGCCAGGGCCATCCGCCGAGCCCTCCAGGAAGGCCTTGCTCCCCGAGCCTCCCTGGCAGGGTACCCCTTGGCAGGTAAGACCGGAACCGCCCAGGTGGTGGTAAACGGAAGGTATTCCCAGGAAGTCTTCACCGCTTGGTTTGCCGGCTTCGTGCCCGGGGATGAACCCCTCTACACCGTGGTGGTGGCTGTCCACCATCCCAAAGGGGAGATCCACGGTAGCCTGGTGGCCGCCCCCATCTTCCGGGAGGTGGCCGCCGGGCTCTTGGCGTACCGGGGCATACCCCCCTATGCTGAAGGGCGGTGA
- the rsmH gene encoding 16S rRNA (cytosine(1402)-N(4))-methyltransferase RsmH: MDVITEHIPVLYEEVLNLLRVRPGQVYVDATLGGAGHTKGILERGGLVIGLDQDPEAVARARALGLPGLRVFQRNFRHLKEVLQEAGVSQVAGILADLGVSSFHLEDPKRGFSYQREGPLDMRMGEEGPTAYEVVNTLSLEDLRRILRDLGEEKEAHRIAKAIVERRRKAPIRTTLELAEVVRRAVGFRKAGHPARKTFQAIRMYVNDELGALEEFLRQAEEVLAPGGRLLIITFHSLEDRVVKRFLKESSLKVLTKKPITPSPEEVAKNPRSRSAKLRAAEKEVA, translated from the coding sequence ATGGACGTCATTACCGAGCACATTCCCGTTCTTTACGAAGAAGTTCTAAACCTCTTGCGAGTACGCCCGGGGCAGGTGTACGTGGACGCTACCCTGGGGGGGGCTGGGCACACCAAGGGCATCCTGGAACGCGGAGGCCTGGTCATCGGCCTGGACCAGGACCCCGAGGCCGTGGCCCGGGCGAGGGCCCTGGGACTCCCTGGGCTCAGGGTTTTTCAGCGGAACTTCCGCCATCTAAAGGAGGTCCTCCAGGAGGCCGGGGTTAGCCAGGTGGCGGGCATCCTGGCGGATCTAGGGGTAAGCAGCTTCCACCTGGAGGATCCCAAGCGGGGCTTCAGCTACCAAAGGGAAGGCCCCTTAGACATGCGCATGGGAGAGGAGGGCCCCACCGCCTACGAGGTGGTCAACACCCTTTCCTTGGAAGACCTCCGGCGGATCCTGCGGGACCTGGGGGAGGAGAAAGAGGCCCATCGCATCGCCAAGGCCATTGTGGAGAGAAGGCGGAAAGCCCCCATCCGCACCACCTTGGAGCTCGCCGAGGTGGTGCGACGGGCGGTGGGCTTCCGCAAGGCGGGCCACCCCGCCCGTAAAACCTTCCAGGCCATCCGGATGTACGTGAACGACGAGCTAGGTGCCCTGGAAGAGTTCCTTAGGCAAGCCGAGGAGGTCCTGGCTCCTGGGGGAAGGCTTTTGATCATCACTTTTCATTCCCTGGAAGACCGCGTGGTGAAGCGCTTCCTGAAGGAAAGCAGCCTTAAGGTGCTCACCAAGAAGCCCATCACCCCAAGCCCAGAGGAGGTGGCGAAGAACCCCAGGTCCCGTAGCGCCAAGCTCAGGGCGGCGGAGAAGGAGGTGGCCTGA
- the mraZ gene encoding division/cell wall cluster transcriptional repressor MraZ: MPFGEYQYSLDDKGRVVIPGPFRDFLEDGLVLTRGMEGCLYVFPSDRWRKIEEQLVNLPLTDAQARAFVRFFYSGAHKTRMDNASRVLIPPPLRQFAGLQEGGEVVIAGAPGRLEIWSQERWWKTIEEIMQNPPAPEALKGLIG; encoded by the coding sequence ATGCCCTTCGGCGAGTACCAGTACAGCCTGGACGACAAGGGACGGGTGGTGATCCCCGGTCCCTTCCGGGACTTCCTCGAGGACGGCCTGGTGCTCACCCGCGGAATGGAGGGCTGCCTCTACGTCTTTCCCTCAGACCGCTGGCGCAAGATTGAGGAGCAGCTGGTCAACCTCCCCCTCACCGACGCCCAGGCCAGGGCCTTCGTGCGCTTCTTCTACTCCGGGGCCCACAAAACCCGCATGGACAACGCCTCCCGGGTCCTGATTCCCCCACCCCTCCGTCAATTCGCAGGTCTTCAGGAAGGTGGGGAGGTGGTGATCGCCGGTGCCCCGGGACGGCTGGAGATCTGGAGCCAGGAACGGTGGTGGAAGACCATTGAGGAGATCATGCAAAACCCCCCGGCCCCCGAGGCCCTCAAGGGGCTTATCGGATAG
- a CDS encoding DUF6848 family protein, which produces MEREKPFYTFTHGESTFAFRRPDIAQVDRFTSRMARAPLSAALDFTRELALDQEAWARATAEKPGLALTAANGILEALGFQAG; this is translated from the coding sequence ATGGAACGGGAGAAGCCCTTCTACACCTTCACCCACGGCGAGAGCACCTTCGCCTTCCGCAGGCCCGACATCGCCCAGGTGGACCGCTTCACCAGCCGCATGGCCCGGGCGCCCTTGAGCGCCGCCCTGGACTTCACCCGTGAGCTCGCCCTGGACCAGGAGGCCTGGGCCCGCGCCACCGCGGAGAAGCCCGGCCTCGCCCTCACCGCCGCCAACGGCATCCTGGAGGCCCTGGGTTTCCAGGCCGGTTAG
- a CDS encoding DUF2586 family protein, whose protein sequence is MARLPGVYPEIQDGGLGIVAPSGEGQRVVVGVSSQGPVNRVLAFSDLAAVPGVLGTGPLARAVADQLAYGGGQVYAVRAQADIAGSVAADSDNPSSPAVTITGSPLDAYEIVVRIAKGGALGTATFTYSLDGGDTTSQEIATAATYTLPGTGLTLNFATGTYAAGATYRFQATAPQASVSSVQAAVRAALNTNLQYEYIQVAQPTGPAMWAALGALADEAEANFRYIFFLTETLPPGNDPDAWVNARLSEKASFSHKRVMIVAAWGEVVDTLTGRLEVQSLASRVGARISSQRVHVSPAWVQLGPLSGVVQVAPFVDTPFGKQSLFNNAHALALDQAGFTTVYRLIGRDGWFLVEGRTAAAPTSDYKVIQNRRVMDKATYQVRQALLDFVQWHVDPTDLKASLASLLARANTPLRLMQAAGEIARGRVVAPPGQDILASQTLRLQIRIVPLGYLREIVMDIGFENPFLVG, encoded by the coding sequence ATGGCAAGGCTACCCGGCGTCTACCCAGAGATCCAAGACGGGGGCCTGGGCATCGTGGCCCCGAGCGGCGAGGGCCAGCGGGTGGTGGTGGGCGTCTCCAGCCAGGGGCCCGTGAACCGGGTCCTGGCCTTCAGCGACCTCGCCGCCGTCCCCGGCGTCCTGGGCACCGGGCCCCTGGCCCGGGCCGTGGCCGACCAGCTGGCCTACGGGGGCGGCCAGGTCTACGCGGTGCGGGCGCAAGCCGACATCGCGGGGAGCGTGGCCGCGGACAGCGACAACCCCTCTTCCCCCGCCGTCACCATCACGGGAAGCCCCCTGGACGCCTACGAGATCGTGGTAAGGATAGCCAAGGGAGGGGCCCTGGGCACGGCCACCTTCACCTACAGCCTGGACGGCGGGGACACCACCAGCCAGGAGATCGCCACCGCCGCCACCTACACCCTGCCGGGGACCGGGCTCACCTTGAACTTCGCCACCGGCACCTACGCCGCGGGGGCCACCTACCGCTTCCAGGCCACCGCCCCCCAGGCCAGCGTCTCTAGCGTCCAGGCCGCCGTCCGCGCCGCCCTCAACACCAACCTGCAGTACGAGTACATCCAGGTGGCCCAGCCCACCGGCCCCGCCATGTGGGCCGCCCTGGGCGCCCTGGCCGACGAGGCCGAGGCGAACTTCCGCTACATCTTCTTCCTCACCGAGACCCTGCCCCCGGGGAACGACCCCGACGCCTGGGTCAACGCCCGCTTGAGCGAGAAGGCGAGCTTCAGCCACAAACGGGTGATGATCGTGGCCGCCTGGGGGGAGGTGGTGGACACCCTCACGGGCAGGCTGGAAGTGCAGAGCCTCGCCTCCCGCGTGGGGGCCCGCATCTCCAGCCAGCGGGTCCACGTCTCCCCCGCCTGGGTCCAGCTCGGGCCACTGAGCGGGGTGGTGCAGGTGGCCCCCTTCGTGGACACCCCCTTCGGCAAGCAGTCCCTCTTCAACAACGCCCACGCCCTGGCCCTGGACCAGGCGGGCTTCACCACCGTCTACCGCCTCATCGGCCGGGACGGGTGGTTCCTCGTGGAGGGCCGCACCGCCGCCGCCCCCACCAGCGATTACAAGGTGATTCAGAACCGCCGGGTCATGGACAAGGCCACCTACCAGGTGCGCCAGGCCCTCCTGGACTTCGTGCAGTGGCACGTGGACCCGACCGACCTCAAGGCCAGCCTGGCGAGCCTCCTGGCCCGGGCCAACACCCCCCTCCGCCTCATGCAGGCCGCCGGGGAGATCGCCCGGGGCCGCGTGGTGGCCCCTCCCGGCCAGGACATCCTGGCCTCCCAGACCCTTCGCCTCCAGATCCGCATCGTCCCTCTGGGCTACCTGCGGGAGATCGTCATGGACATCGGCTTTGAAAACCCCTTCCTGGTGGGGTGA
- a CDS encoding phage virion morphogenesis protein codes for MGVRLKGDWRELNEALRKLGRGVPQKVKEAIAEGILARTHRRFEESRAPDGSLWPPLSPATLAKEVRPRDRLKRGGISAAAQRRVALRKPLVVTARLKNSISWKVAGSRIYVGTNLEYARIHQFGGYAGRGRKVYIPARPFLGLTEEDREEAKALLLEWMKEATR; via the coding sequence ATGGGCGTGCGCCTCAAAGGGGACTGGCGGGAGCTAAACGAGGCCCTGAGAAAGCTCGGGCGGGGCGTCCCCCAGAAGGTCAAGGAGGCCATCGCCGAGGGGATCCTCGCCCGCACCCACCGCCGCTTTGAGGAGAGCCGGGCCCCGGACGGCTCCCTCTGGCCGCCCCTCTCCCCCGCCACCCTGGCGAAGGAGGTGCGGCCCAGGGACCGGCTCAAGCGGGGCGGGATCTCCGCCGCCGCCCAGAGGCGCGTGGCCCTGCGCAAGCCCCTGGTCGTCACGGCCCGCCTGAAGAACTCCATCTCCTGGAAGGTGGCGGGAAGCCGCATCTACGTGGGCACTAACCTGGAGTACGCCCGCATCCACCAGTTCGGGGGCTACGCCGGGAGGGGGCGGAAGGTCTACATCCCCGCCCGCCCCTTCCTGGGCCTCACCGAGGAAGACCGCGAGGAGGCCAAGGCCCTCCTCCTGGAGTGGATGAAGGAGGCGACGCGGTGA
- a CDS encoding gp436 family protein: MITLEDLRQALPLDVLLYLVDEEGAGVLTPEGQARAEAALREAWAEVESYLAQRYALPLPSLPEVLKAKAVDIAVYRLMLRRGIRPGTADEAALTRYRDAVAFLRDVAVGKASLPLPPTGEPARPKGGAAVRGKRVFSRESLEDF; encoded by the coding sequence ATGATCACCCTCGAGGACCTCCGCCAAGCCCTCCCCCTAGACGTCCTCCTCTACCTGGTGGACGAGGAGGGGGCGGGGGTCCTCACGCCCGAGGGCCAGGCCCGGGCCGAAGCCGCCCTGAGGGAGGCCTGGGCCGAGGTGGAAAGCTACCTCGCCCAGCGCTACGCCCTCCCCCTCCCCTCCCTCCCCGAGGTGCTGAAGGCCAAGGCGGTGGACATCGCCGTCTACCGCCTCATGCTCCGCCGGGGCATCCGGCCCGGCACCGCCGACGAGGCCGCCCTCACCCGATACCGGGACGCCGTGGCCTTCCTTCGGGACGTGGCCGTGGGCAAGGCCTCCCTGCCCCTCCCCCCCACGGGGGAGCCCGCGAGGCCCAAGGGCGGGGCCGCCGTCCGGGGGAAGCGGGTCTTCTCCCGGGAAAGCCTGGAGGACTTCTGA
- a CDS encoding Mu-like prophage major head subunit gpT family protein: MILNRENLSALSRTLKALVFEAKEGYTPLWPKLALEVQSNGRANYYAWMENMPTMRLWEGERQVQNLTAETFAITNADWEATFAVSRTDVEDDQMDLIRITALQYARRWAEHDDLLIADLLRKGFQQKGYDGRPFFGPHTVGKRTFQNASNAPLTREAFRQALSQMRQLTDARGYPLGFFLQKPIYLVVGPGLESTAYEIVGVPTLPSGGANPDYGKAEILVSPWLVEEYETYWFLVDGSQAIRPFVLQRRSRPEWVAKDDPETSDEVFKRNVFIYGVYERKAAGYLFWQLAYGSTGTGTGA; the protein is encoded by the coding sequence ATGATCCTGAACCGCGAGAACCTGAGCGCCCTCAGCCGGACCCTCAAGGCCCTGGTCTTTGAGGCCAAGGAGGGGTACACCCCCCTTTGGCCGAAGCTGGCCCTGGAGGTCCAGTCCAACGGCCGGGCCAACTACTACGCCTGGATGGAGAACATGCCCACCATGCGCCTCTGGGAGGGGGAGCGGCAGGTCCAGAACCTCACCGCCGAGACCTTCGCCATCACCAACGCCGACTGGGAGGCCACCTTCGCCGTGTCCCGCACGGACGTGGAAGACGACCAGATGGACCTCATCCGCATCACCGCCCTCCAGTACGCCCGGAGGTGGGCCGAGCACGACGACCTCCTCATCGCCGACCTCCTGCGCAAGGGGTTCCAGCAGAAGGGCTACGACGGCCGCCCCTTCTTCGGCCCCCACACGGTGGGGAAGCGGACCTTCCAGAACGCGAGCAATGCTCCCCTGACCCGGGAGGCCTTCCGTCAGGCCCTGAGCCAGATGAGGCAGCTCACCGACGCCCGAGGCTACCCCCTGGGCTTCTTCTTGCAAAAGCCCATCTACCTGGTGGTGGGCCCCGGGCTGGAGAGCACCGCCTACGAGATCGTGGGGGTGCCCACCCTGCCCTCGGGCGGGGCCAACCCCGACTACGGGAAGGCCGAGATCCTGGTCAGCCCCTGGCTGGTGGAGGAGTACGAGACCTACTGGTTCCTGGTGGACGGGAGCCAGGCCATCCGCCCCTTCGTCCTCCAGCGGCGGAGCCGCCCCGAGTGGGTGGCGAAGGACGACCCCGAGACCTCCGACGAGGTCTTCAAGCGCAACGTCTTCATCTACGGGGTCTACGAGCGTAAAGCGGCGGGCTATCTCTTCTGGCAGCTGGCCTACGGCTCCACCGGCACCGGCACCGGCGCATGA
- a CDS encoding phage protease — MTSLTGFPKNTDTSTPTFSGTLRAALAEAPDRIPLHPFGEFVGNGTVFLYDEESLQAALEDLRTRGVPWVLDFHHQTVRVEEGQAQEAPAAGFITGLVVGEDGFVYGLVEWSETGRERVSRGEYAYVSPVFYYDPTPDEMGRHRVLGYHSFALTNNPGIRFQKRIEAEADMLEKLRQALGLDPEATEEAALQALEDLKREAAVGRVVLEVGLGAEDPTELKAKLLRLLAAQDALEELERTRKELEAIKVQTREEKAQALVRKALEEGRILPHQREFWLAQARADLEAARKALEGMPRLVPVELPKAERKALEEDEPLRRLAQVFRVSEEALKRFGGE, encoded by the coding sequence ATGACGAGTTTGACCGGCTTCCCCAAGAATACCGATACCTCCACCCCGACCTTTTCCGGCACGCTGCGCGCCGCCTTGGCCGAGGCGCCTGACCGCATCCCCCTCCATCCCTTCGGGGAGTTCGTGGGGAACGGGACGGTCTTCCTCTACGACGAGGAGAGCCTCCAGGCGGCCCTGGAGGACCTTAGGACCCGGGGCGTGCCCTGGGTCCTGGACTTCCACCACCAGACGGTGCGGGTGGAGGAGGGCCAGGCCCAGGAGGCCCCCGCGGCGGGGTTCATCACCGGGCTGGTGGTGGGGGAGGACGGCTTCGTCTACGGCCTGGTGGAGTGGTCGGAGACGGGGCGGGAGCGGGTGAGCCGGGGGGAGTACGCCTACGTCTCCCCGGTCTTCTACTACGACCCCACCCCGGACGAGATGGGCAGGCACCGGGTGCTGGGCTACCACTCCTTCGCCCTCACCAACAACCCCGGCATCCGGTTCCAAAAGCGCATAGAAGCGGAGGCGGACATGCTGGAAAAGCTCAGGCAGGCCCTAGGACTGGACCCGGAGGCCACCGAGGAGGCGGCCCTCCAGGCCCTGGAGGACCTCAAGCGAGAGGCCGCCGTGGGCCGGGTGGTCCTGGAGGTGGGGCTCGGGGCCGAGGACCCCACGGAGCTCAAGGCCAAGCTCCTGCGCCTCCTGGCCGCGCAGGACGCCCTGGAGGAGCTGGAGCGCACCCGGAAGGAGCTGGAAGCCATCAAGGTCCAGACCCGGGAGGAGAAGGCCCAGGCCCTGGTGCGTAAGGCCCTGGAGGAAGGGCGCATCCTCCCCCACCAGCGGGAGTTCTGGCTCGCCCAGGCCCGGGCCGACCTCGAGGCCGCCCGCAAGGCCCTGGAGGGGATGCCCCGGCTGGTGCCCGTGGAGCTGCCCAAGGCGGAGCGGAAGGCCTTGGAGGAGGACGAGCCTCTGCGCAGGCTCGCCCAGGTCTTCAGGGTTTCCGAGGAGGCCCTGAAGCGGTTTGGAGGTGAGTGA